One genomic segment of Actinomycetota bacterium includes these proteins:
- a CDS encoding acyl-CoA dehydrogenase family protein — translation MDFKDSPEEAAFRAEVREWLEANASRKTSAQEEQLRNMLEEPDDDDFISKAKAWQKKLYEGGYGVITWPKAYGGRDASPMQAFIFAEEMSRYDVPSGTYTIGLGMIGPTIMVHGTEEQKQRFLPSMADGSEIWCQLWSEPNAGSDVASLQTRAERDAASGDWILNGQKVWTTGAHYSRWGLIIARTDLEAPKHRGITCFIVDMEQPGVEVRPLRQMTGGASFNEVFFSDAKVPADQVVGDVNDGWRVALTTLMNERFAIGVGGARGASLKPLYKLAKKTHLDGRPAIEDPSIRQEMARVAIHAKLLSLTGYRALTKVSKGGIPGPEGSAMKLVGTGLASEVSELGTRILGLGGVLLGREAPDAGAWAMAFLSAPGIHIAGGTDDIMKNIIGERVLGLPKEPQVDRDVPFRELRVGTQR, via the coding sequence ATGGACTTCAAGGACTCGCCCGAGGAGGCCGCCTTCCGCGCCGAGGTGCGCGAGTGGCTCGAGGCCAACGCGTCTCGCAAGACGTCCGCTCAGGAAGAGCAGCTGCGCAACATGCTCGAGGAGCCCGACGACGACGACTTCATCTCGAAGGCGAAGGCGTGGCAGAAGAAGCTCTACGAGGGCGGGTACGGCGTGATCACCTGGCCGAAGGCGTACGGAGGCCGCGACGCCTCACCGATGCAGGCGTTCATCTTCGCCGAGGAGATGTCGCGCTACGACGTTCCCTCGGGCACCTACACGATCGGCCTCGGGATGATCGGCCCGACGATCATGGTCCACGGGACGGAGGAGCAGAAGCAGCGCTTCCTCCCCTCGATGGCGGACGGGTCCGAGATCTGGTGCCAGCTCTGGTCCGAACCGAACGCCGGCTCGGACGTGGCGTCCCTGCAGACCCGCGCCGAGCGCGATGCCGCTTCGGGTGACTGGATCCTCAACGGACAGAAGGTCTGGACCACCGGCGCCCACTACTCCAGGTGGGGGCTGATCATCGCCCGGACCGATCTCGAGGCACCCAAGCACCGCGGCATCACCTGCTTCATCGTGGACATGGAGCAGCCGGGCGTGGAGGTGCGGCCGCTGCGTCAGATGACGGGAGGCGCCTCCTTCAACGAGGTCTTCTTCTCCGACGCCAAGGTCCCGGCCGACCAGGTCGTCGGCGACGTGAACGACGGGTGGCGCGTGGCGCTGACCACGCTGATGAACGAGCGGTTCGCGATCGGCGTAGGCGGGGCGCGGGGCGCGTCGCTCAAGCCCCTCTACAAGCTGGCCAAGAAGACCCATCTCGACGGCCGCCCCGCCATCGAGGACCCGTCGATCCGCCAGGAGATGGCCCGCGTGGCCATCCACGCCAAGCTCCTCTCGCTGACGGGCTACCGCGCGCTGACGAAGGTGTCGAAGGGCGGCATCCCCGGCCCCGAGGGGTCGGCCATGAAGCTCGTCGGTACCGGGCTCGCGTCGGAGGTGTCCGAGCTCGGCACCCGGATCCTCGGTCTGGGCGGGGTCCTTCTCGGGCGGGAGGCCCCGGACGCGGGAGCCTGGGCGATGGCCTTCCTGTCCGCCCCCGGGATACACATCGCGGGCGGGACCGACGACATCATGAAGAACATCATCGGCGAGCGCGTCCTAGGTCTCCCGAAGGAGCCCCAGGTCGACCGCGACGTGCCCTTCAGGGAGCTGCGCGTAGGCACCCAGCGGTAG
- a CDS encoding DinB family protein, which produces MTSEGDAMTVDWNRELVDQLGWHWDNQARPRLEGLTDEEYLWEPVEGAWSVRRREDGSLFPDWEWPPPEPVPFTTIAWRMCHLIGPVFGARVAAYFPPNPEIDFEAYMDSVDWPGTADEALALLDESHRRWRDGVAGLGPDGLAQPCGKQSGPYADHPMAALVLHINREAIHHLAEIALLRDLYAARP; this is translated from the coding sequence ATGACGAGCGAGGGAGACGCGATGACGGTCGACTGGAACCGCGAGCTGGTGGACCAGCTCGGATGGCACTGGGACAACCAGGCGCGCCCGCGGCTGGAGGGACTCACCGACGAGGAGTACCTCTGGGAGCCGGTGGAGGGGGCGTGGTCGGTGCGACGCCGTGAGGACGGGAGCCTGTTCCCGGACTGGGAGTGGCCGCCTCCCGAACCGGTGCCCTTCACGACGATCGCCTGGCGGATGTGCCACCTCATCGGACCGGTGTTCGGCGCGCGTGTGGCCGCCTACTTCCCTCCGAACCCCGAGATCGACTTCGAGGCGTACATGGACTCGGTCGATTGGCCCGGCACGGCGGACGAGGCGCTGGCGTTGCTGGACGAGAGCCACCGGCGGTGGAGGGACGGGGTGGCGGGGCTCGGTCCGGACGGCCTGGCGCAGCCTTGCGGGAAGCAGTCCGGTCCGTACGCCGACCACCCGATGGCGGCGCTCGTCCTGCACATCAACCGGGAGGCGATCCACCACCTGGCCGAGATCGCACTCCTGCGGGACCTGTACGCGGCCCGGCCGTGA